The Phycisphaeraceae bacterium genome contains the following window.
TCGAACAGCACATACAGCCCCGCGAGCAGCAGCGTTCCGATCGGAACCAGAAGCATGGGCAGCAGATAGGCAATCAGGCCTCGTAGTTTGCCGCGCAGGTAGTCGCGAGGCGTGATGGGCGTCGTGAGCAGAAGATCAAGTGTGCCATCCTCGCGCTCGCGTGTGATGGCCGTTGCTGCCATGTTGATGCCCACCAGCGTGACCACCGCGACCTCGCCCCAGATCGTCGAGATCAGCGCCAATTGAAAGGTCGTTTGCGTCAATGATCCGGTGTGAAACAGCACAATCAACAGCATGCCGAACACGCCGCCCAGAGCCAGAAACGACCATCGCGCCAGAATGCGACCGAAGGTCGCATTGCGAGCCAGCGCCTCGCGCCACGCGATCGGATTGTGCCACACCGTGCGCGGCGGACGATGCTCAGCGTGTTTGCCCCCCAGCCCCATCACCTTGCGATACCACGGAATCCCCGCACGCGACGAGGTCAACTGCCCCAGTCCGCCCAGCCGCACTGTGACGGTGCTCGCAGCAATCAGCAACACACTCAGCCCGCCACTGAAAGTACACCACGCCACAACAGGTCTTTCCAGCACAAAAGCGGTCAACCCCGTGAGCGAACCGGCCTCGGCACTCGGGTAACTCGATGGATTGAGCACCGCGTGCAACGCCAGAAACGGATTGAACGCAGTCATCCAGGTCACGCCGCGACCACTTGCCCCCGCACCAAGACCCGCACCACGCAGCCAAAGGTCGATGGCCGCCGTTGTCGCGATATAACTCACGACCGCGATATAAAACGTGAAAACCGCACGCTTGCCTACCAGTCGACTGACCGAAAGACCGATCGCCGACGTCCCCACCAGCAGCGACGCACAGCCCGCGATCAGATAACTGATGAAAATCGATCGCCCCGGCACCCCCCCAAAGTACTGCGTCATCGCGAACAACGGCAGCGACGCCATCAGAAGCGCGAGCACAAAGAACAAGCGACCGAACAAGTTACCCAGCACAACCTGCAACTGACTCAACGGCGTGGTGAGCATGATGTCCCACGTACGCGAGTCCGATTCCTGTGCGATCGCGCCCGCCATGAACACCGGCGCAATCACGCAGATCAGCCCGATCTGAAGGTACGCGATCCATGTAAAACTGCTGGCCCCCGCACGCGCCAGTTCCCGGTAGTTGAGCGTGCCCGAACTGGTCTGGAGCAGGAGCAGCCACAACAACACAAGAATCAGCACCGCCAGATACGCCGCTCGCACATACATGTGCTTCTTGCGCCGCGATCCGTTCTGCACGAGTCGTACCGTGATCGGATTGGTCGGCCCGAGTGTCAGAATCCATCGCAACAGTGCCGGCATGATCAGATGCTACTCAGTTCGCAGCACGTGTGATCGGCAGGTACCATCCATTCGCATGGACTCGTCCGAGCCATCGAGGATGTCCGATGAAGCACTCGCCCGCGCGGTCGCACTCGGCCAGCGCGATGCAGCCGCCGAACTTGTCAAACGATATCAGCATCGAGTGTTCGGTATCTGTATGAATCTGGTCGGGCCCGCGCGGGCTGCCGATTTGACTCAGGACGCCCTGCTTCGCATTCTCACCCACATCGAGGGGTTCTCGGGCCTCAGTGAACTCAGCACATGGATCTACCGCGTCACGACCAATACCTGCCTCTCGCACCTCAGGCGGGAGCGCCGTTCCCCAGTACAGACCGGACCACTGCACGACACCACCACCTCTGGACGGGAACTTTCGTCAGCCGTTGGCATCGAACAAACCGAGCAGACCGCGACCTTGATGCGCGCCCTGCTTTCGCTTCCCGACGAACATCGGGCGATTCTCGTTCTCCGCGATGTTCGCGGCTTGGAGTACGAACAGTTGTCGGAAGTGCTGGAAATACCCCTCGGAACCGTCCGGAGCCGCCTCTTTCGTGCCCGGCGCGCGTTGCGACACGCTTTTGAAATCGGCCAAGCTACAGGCGATGAGAACTCATGAGCGATTTGCCCCAAGAAATTTTCTCACCTGCCGACGAAGAAGTGCTGTTGGCAATGATCGAGGGCGGCCCGGTTGACCAGGCGCGAGCCGAAGCCTTGCTGCAGCGGTTTCCTGCCGTTCAGCATGAAATCGACGCCATGCGGGCCGATCGGGTTCAGTTAGGTTCGCAAAGTGTTGCCTTGGCCCCTGATTGGGTTGGGGCCGAAGTGGTGCGTCGCTATGAGTCTGTGGGCGAGACGTTGCAACTTCGTCGTATGGATGCACCGCCTCGGTCTGCGCGCGCGTGGCAGTGGACGCCTGCTCAGGGGCGCGCGCTTGCCGCCGCCGCCGCACTGGCAATCCTGGCAGGTGTCATCGCCATTGCATACACGAATCGCCCATTTCCGAAAAGTTCGCTCTATCCGCTGGCCGATGGCACGCACGCTTCCGCGCCTCCGACCGAGCCCGACTTGATCGACATTCCCGCATTCGCGCACAACGACACGCACTCGGATGGCGCGATGCAGCTGGTCGCGATGGTCGAGCAGCATTGGCTCGAATCGAACACACGACCCGAGCCTTCTCTTGCAGAAGCTGTCAGGTTGATGGCTCAGGGGAGGCTTGTCATTCGAGCCCTGGCCAGCTCGCCCGGCGTTGCCTCGGCCGCATCAGACGCTCTTGACAAGGACGTGCCAAGTGAGAGTAAAGCCTGGACTCTGGCGGGCCGGGTGTCCACAGACATCGAACAGGCACTCGCGCGGCCCAGCACCTCAGGGCCTGTCTTTGCGATGAACAGCCGGACCCAGCAACAGGTCGAGATCCCCATGCCCCATCTGCACGCATCGTGGGCAGTGCGCGTCAATCAGGATGCAACCGCGATAGCGTCCGTCCTGCACGCGTTGCGCGGGCAGGGCCTGCTGGTCCGCCTCGAAGAATCGACCGAGCCGGTCCCGCTCATGTCACTCGATGGCGCGGTCTGGTGGGACAGCCCCACATCAACCTGGACACCAAGCCCGATGGTGCCGATCGTCGTTGAAGCGATTGATCGCTAGAGCAAACGTCCTCAACCGTGCATTCGTGCGGGTGAACGGGTCTTTCCGTTCGATCATGGTCTTCACGCTCCGGCGCGGAACTCGCTGGCTGCCAGTTTTCGCGATGCAGCCGCGGCATACGCGCGCTTGACGACGGGAAGAAGACATCCCATGACAACCGTCAGGATGAAACCAATAAGCATGAACGGGTACACGACATACATAGGCTGGCCCATGACGATGGCCACGATGCCAAAAATGAGCAAGGCGACTCCTATCCCGATGCCGGTGTAGAACATGCCCAGCACGAAACCTTTGGCTTTGCCGCGCTGCGCCAGCGGGCCGCCGAGCCCGCCTCCGATGCCGCCGAATCCGCTCCCGAGCACCGCTCCGAGAATGCCGCCGATCATCCCGGCTTCCTGTTGCGTCAACCACGGTTCGATCATGACACACCTCCATTGTCCATGGCGCTGCCGGCTCGCTCGGACAGGTCGAGCACGCGCCGCGCCGACTCGACCGAGATTCCGCCTCGGTCGATCAGTTCCGCCAGATACTCGCGCAGCGGATCGGGCTTGCGACCCGCGATGAGCCCCCTCAAACGCTCAATCACCTTGTCGAGCCTTGCCCGGATCGTGGGGTAACTGACGCTATAGACCTCCGCCAACCCCTTGAGCGACCCGGACTGCAAGACCAGTTCCTGCACCAGTGCAAGGTCCTCGGGCGGGAGGTTCAGGAGGGGCAGTTGTGGTGGATTGGGGGGCTGGTTCACTTTCGATTCTTTCAACAACACTTTCACATTGTACAACAAGTCTTGTGATTTATCAAGTCTAATTTTCATTTTTCTCATACAAGGCTGGTAAAGTCGTAAATCCCCCGGTTTTGCTGGTCAGACCGTTCTCGTGATGTACCTTCACCTTCGTAGCCGACCCGTTCGGCATTCGGGAGGTGGATATGCGATTTAGGTTTGAGCGAAACAGTGGATTCTTCGGGCGTGTCGCGGTTGCGGCATCGGTCGCGGCTATCGGTGTGCTCGCGCTGTCGGCCTCACCCGCAGCAGCCGGTCCGACGCCGGATTACGGGATCGATTTCGTCGTCATCGGCGATCCGGGCAATCGGCACGTCAACTTCGACGAGGGCCGACGGTTCTATCCGCCGTTTGCGCCTGAGGATTTCAGGGTCGGCACCGTCAACTACAAGTACCGCATGTCGCGCACCGAGGTCACCGTCGGGCAGTGGCTCGAGTTTGTCAACGCCTATCGGCCGTACTACGACGGCCCGACGAACTGGAGCGAGTTTACGAGCAACTGGATCGTCTACGACGCGGGG
Protein-coding sequences here:
- a CDS encoding sigma-70 family RNA polymerase sigma factor, which gives rise to MSDEALARAVALGQRDAAAELVKRYQHRVFGICMNLVGPARAADLTQDALLRILTHIEGFSGLSELSTWIYRVTTNTCLSHLRRERRSPVQTGPLHDTTTSGRELSSAVGIEQTEQTATLMRALLSLPDEHRAILVLRDVRGLEYEQLSEVLEIPLGTVRSRLFRARRALRHAFEIGQATGDENS
- a CDS encoding DUF2089 family protein, with the protein product MNQPPNPPQLPLLNLPPEDLALVQELVLQSGSLKGLAEVYSVSYPTIRARLDKVIERLRGLIAGRKPDPLREYLAELIDRGGISVESARRVLDLSERAGSAMDNGGVS
- a CDS encoding ABC transporter permease subunit, with translation MPALLRWILTLGPTNPITVRLVQNGSRRKKHMYVRAAYLAVLILVLLWLLLLQTSSGTLNYRELARAGASSFTWIAYLQIGLICVIAPVFMAGAIAQESDSRTWDIMLTTPLSQLQVVLGNLFGRLFFVLALLMASLPLFAMTQYFGGVPGRSIFISYLIAGCASLLVGTSAIGLSVSRLVGKRAVFTFYIAVVSYIATTAAIDLWLRGAGLGAGASGRGVTWMTAFNPFLALHAVLNPSSYPSAEAGSLTGLTAFVLERPVVAWCTFSGGLSVLLIAASTVTVRLGGLGQLTSSRAGIPWYRKVMGLGGKHAEHRPPRTVWHNPIAWREALARNATFGRILARWSFLALGGVFGMLLIVLFHTGSLTQTTFQLALISTIWGEVAVVTLVGINMAATAITREREDGTLDLLLTTPITPRDYLRGKLRGLIAYLLPMLLVPIGTLLLAGLYVLFDGFGRSGGVDIPIVGRPGAGLTAPVLLPEAGLIAAPIMLTFTAFCVMVGLQWSLRSKGTISSVIATVGIVGVVGGTLGLCGWQSGTSIIFVGPALAAITPLTLVYALLNPAEALAETVTSSGGLTNARIGLFIGSIAGSGIYVAIVAGIMANMVRNFDFTVRKLSGTK